The following are encoded together in the Paludisphaera mucosa genome:
- a CDS encoding YqgE/AlgH family protein, translating to MKSLRGRLLIAAPSLTDPNFARAVVLIAAHGETGALGLILNRELDSDVAEVWARISSEPCVRREKMRHGGPVGGTLMAVHDRRPLANLLVGEDLYVATELGAMESLAASADGRVRFFAGHAGWGPGQLEDELREGSWLVAAAVPDHVFGDHDSQSLWKDAATVAGRREVQSLIEPRHIPEDPRAN from the coding sequence ATGAAATCACTGCGTGGACGCCTGCTGATCGCCGCCCCCAGCCTGACCGACCCGAATTTCGCGCGGGCGGTCGTCCTGATCGCGGCGCACGGCGAGACCGGCGCGCTGGGGCTGATCCTGAACCGCGAGCTGGACTCGGACGTCGCCGAGGTCTGGGCCCGGATCAGCTCGGAGCCCTGCGTCCGCCGCGAGAAGATGCGCCACGGGGGCCCCGTGGGCGGCACCCTGATGGCCGTCCACGACCGCCGGCCCCTGGCGAACCTGCTGGTCGGCGAGGACCTCTACGTCGCGACCGAGCTGGGAGCCATGGAGTCGCTCGCGGCCTCGGCCGACGGCCGGGTCCGCTTCTTCGCCGGCCACGCCGGCTGGGGGCCGGGCCAGCTCGAAGACGAGCTGCGCGAGGGGAGCTGGCTCGTCGCCGCCGCCGTCCCCGACCACGTCTTCGGCGACCACGACTCCCAGTCGCTCTGGAAAGACGCCGCCACCGTCGCCGGACGTCGCGAGGTCCAATCCCTCATCGAGCCCCGCCACATCCCCGAAGACCCTCGTGCGAACTGA
- a CDS encoding putative quinol monooxygenase codes for MICLAVTFQVRPGAEDRAADSFRKLTEHSRAEPGCLMYQFHRSPTDPRKFFVYEQYVDEAALQSHSNSAYFARYVHQELSSLIESSDLVKYEPI; via the coding sequence ATGATCTGCCTCGCCGTGACCTTCCAGGTCCGCCCCGGCGCCGAGGACCGCGCCGCCGACTCCTTCCGCAAGCTGACCGAGCACAGTCGGGCCGAGCCGGGCTGCCTGATGTACCAGTTCCATCGCTCGCCGACCGACCCGCGCAAGTTCTTCGTCTACGAGCAATACGTCGACGAGGCGGCCCTCCAGTCCCACTCCAACTCCGCCTATTTCGCACGCTACGTCCACCAGGAGCTGTCCTCCCTTATCGAGTCCAGCGACCTGGTCAAGTACGAGCCCATCTGA